The following proteins are encoded in a genomic region of Fibrobacter sp.:
- a CDS encoding aminopeptidase P family protein codes for MNRKRGYLQNTRLNALRDLLVEKKLSNILLTDSIDVRYLCGFCSSSVSVLISRKKNYLLTDFRYQEAACKFCARNPVWTFILVKKSLQESLKKLISSGATVGFQGNELTVDRFSELKKTLKGVVFKSVSQEIARIFEVKLRQEIEVMRQAAEIGDTALKWFLERLEPGMTEIEAASMLELFCSEGGSQRTSFETIVLFGARSALPHGRPSAKKLARGDYVLVDFGCVVDGYCSDMTRTVVMGKASTRQREIYAVVKSAQARAVEAARAGMRSVELDKIARDIIAGAGYREEFGHALGHGVGLRVHERPRVSPHVNEFLQENTVVTIEPGIYVPGFGGVRIEDMVVLHKNGNDVLTTFSHELIEL; via the coding sequence GTGAACCGGAAAAGAGGATATTTGCAGAATACAAGGCTGAATGCGTTAAGGGATCTGCTTGTCGAAAAAAAGCTCTCTAATATTCTGCTTACTGATTCGATTGATGTGCGGTACCTGTGTGGTTTCTGCTCATCCAGTGTTTCGGTGCTTATTTCCCGAAAGAAGAATTATCTCCTGACGGATTTCAGGTATCAGGAAGCCGCCTGTAAATTCTGTGCCCGTAATCCGGTCTGGACATTTATTCTGGTGAAGAAGAGTTTACAGGAGTCTCTGAAAAAGTTAATCTCCTCTGGAGCAACCGTGGGGTTCCAGGGAAACGAGCTTACGGTTGATCGATTTTCTGAACTGAAGAAGACTCTGAAAGGAGTGGTGTTCAAGTCTGTTTCGCAGGAGATTGCCCGGATATTCGAGGTGAAGCTTCGTCAGGAGATAGAGGTGATGAGACAGGCTGCTGAGATTGGTGACACTGCTTTAAAATGGTTTCTGGAGCGTCTGGAGCCTGGGATGACGGAGATCGAGGCGGCATCGATGCTGGAACTGTTCTGCAGTGAGGGAGGTTCCCAGAGGACATCGTTTGAGACCATAGTGCTTTTCGGGGCCCGTTCGGCACTGCCTCATGGGCGGCCCTCCGCCAAAAAGCTTGCCAGAGGTGATTATGTTCTGGTGGATTTCGGCTGTGTTGTTGATGGTTACTGTTCGGATATGACCAGGACTGTGGTAATGGGCAAGGCCAGCACACGTCAGCGGGAAATATACGCGGTTGTCAAGTCTGCGCAGGCGAGGGCTGTTGAAGCTGCCAGGGCGGGTATGAGGTCTGTTGAGCTTGACAAAATAGCACGGGATATTATCGCGGGGGCAGGCTACAGGGAGGAGTTCGGGCATGCGCTGGGTCATGGTGTGGGGTTGCGTGTGCATGAGCGGCCCAGGGTCAGTCCTCATGTAAATGAATTCCTTCAGGAGAACACTGTCGTTACCATAGAGCCGGGGATCTATGTGCCGGGATTCGGAGGTGTCAGAATCGAGGACATGGTTGTTCTTCACAAGAACGGAAATGATGTATTGACC